The following proteins are co-located in the Dehalococcoides mccartyi 195 genome:
- a CDS encoding adenosylcobinamide amidohydrolase — protein MLQELKIDTYKELGCFHGVRAGIAYHKALGVSTNTLVIELLEERNILSTRTGLGKAKYILNTHIPPELWDFMHDNSADWQTAYSVVLEEVLKRYDTDLDNVSFLSTGVDQDNIAWAEETYEEFWVLAFATAGVKTNAMRIGCDEASGIERNGKFEKIGTINVILLTGSSLETPTLASSYITLTEAKNVALQELDIRSAAHPEWQATGTGTDQIITVSGTGGKYTYVGGHTKLGEMMARATTRAVKQAIRNCRGY, from the coding sequence GTGTTACAAGAACTTAAAATAGATACTTACAAAGAGCTGGGCTGTTTCCACGGGGTAAGAGCAGGCATTGCCTATCATAAAGCTCTGGGAGTATCCACCAATACTCTGGTTATAGAACTGCTGGAGGAAAGGAATATACTCTCCACCCGCACCGGATTGGGCAAAGCCAAATATATACTCAATACCCATATCCCCCCCGAACTCTGGGACTTTATGCATGACAACTCGGCAGACTGGCAAACAGCCTACTCGGTAGTACTGGAAGAAGTCCTCAAAAGATACGATACAGACCTGGATAATGTCTCATTCCTATCTACCGGGGTAGACCAGGACAATATAGCCTGGGCGGAAGAAACCTATGAGGAATTCTGGGTGTTGGCCTTTGCCACCGCCGGAGTTAAGACCAATGCCATGCGGATAGGCTGTGATGAAGCCAGCGGCATAGAGCGTAACGGCAAGTTTGAGAAGATAGGCACGATTAATGTTATCCTGCTGACCGGCTCAAGCCTTGAGACACCCACCCTGGCATCTTCATACATTACCCTGACCGAAGCCAAGAACGTAGCCTTGCAGGAGCTGGATATACGGAGTGCGGCACATCCAGAGTGGCAGGCAACCGGTACGGGTACAGACCAAATAATTACTGTATCAGGCACAGGTGGAAAATACACTTATGTAGGCGGGCATACCAAACTGGGGGAGATGATGGCCAGAGCAACCACCAGAGCCGTCAAACAGGCTATCAGGAACTGCCGGGGGTACTAG
- a CDS encoding MerR family transcriptional regulator encodes MGKTDIVKQTLMRISEVAKAAGVSLPTIHYYTREGLLSPLLKTAPNMAYYSPDCVEDIRLIKELQSEKFLPLSVIKLVLQARRDGQDIEHLGEMRTLLDDVFQPVVTGEPNPLTAGELMNASGLSAPEIKGLQSMGLLVPRKTAKGDVYDDIDLRVAGIIKELAGFGLELNDLGIYSRYIEVIRNEADEIHNKIHHMRGMDTVPVARLFSTLNSLKAYLATRVYRQALEMHQQDMDKKES; translated from the coding sequence ATGGGAAAAACAGATATAGTCAAACAGACCCTGATGCGGATAAGTGAAGTCGCGAAAGCGGCGGGTGTTTCTCTGCCGACTATTCACTACTACACCCGTGAAGGCTTACTGTCCCCCTTGCTCAAAACTGCCCCCAATATGGCTTACTACAGCCCTGACTGTGTTGAGGATATCCGGTTAATCAAAGAACTCCAATCAGAAAAATTCCTTCCTTTGTCTGTAATAAAACTCGTACTGCAAGCCAGGCGGGACGGACAGGATATTGAGCATCTTGGGGAGATGCGTACTCTCCTGGATGATGTATTTCAGCCGGTAGTCACAGGAGAGCCTAACCCGCTGACGGCAGGTGAGCTGATGAATGCCTCTGGGTTGTCTGCTCCGGAGATTAAGGGCCTGCAATCAATGGGTCTGCTGGTGCCCCGAAAAACCGCCAAGGGTGATGTGTATGATGATATTGACCTGCGTGTGGCCGGTATTATTAAAGAACTGGCCGGGTTTGGTCTGGAACTGAATGACCTGGGTATTTATAGCCGGTATATTGAGGTAATACGTAACGAAGCCGATGAAATACATAACAAAATTCATCATATGCGCGGTATGGATACGGTGCCCGTAGCCAGGCTGTTTAGTACCCTTAATAGCTTAAAAGCCTATTTGGCTACAAGGGTTTACCGCCAAGCTTTAGAGATGCACCAACAGGATATGGATAAGAAAGAGAGTTAA
- a CDS encoding helix-turn-helix domain-containing protein, whose product MMTEKTIEQRFGERIRDLRKKAGVSQEELADRAGVHRTYLGGIERGERNPSLKNIYAISRALKVPVSDLFKT is encoded by the coding sequence ATGATGACTGAAAAGACTATTGAACAACGATTCGGTGAACGCATACGCGATTTAAGGAAGAAAGCCGGAGTCTCGCAAGAGGAGTTGGCTGATCGGGCAGGTGTTCACAGGACATATTTAGGTGGTATCGAACGGGGCGAGAGGAATCCTTCGCTCAAGAATATTTATGCCATTTCCAGGGCCCTCAAAGTGCCAGTTTCAGATCTCTTTAAGACCTAA
- a CDS encoding putative immunity protein has translation MQEKIRPTKLLYEIRKSVSKILDKPFTEHIDHQVFKPDQRILAIWAAECAERVLPFFEENYPGDGRPRKAIEVLWDWIDTGVFSMAAIRKASLDAHAAAKGKEEKDAAFAAHAAGQAVGTAHVVTHALGAALYSIRAVVARSADVNSASQERDWQLELLLKYAKQARE, from the coding sequence TTGCAGGAAAAGATAAGGCCAACAAAACTGTTATATGAAATTCGCAAGTCTGTCTCAAAGATTTTGGATAAGCCTTTTACAGAACATATAGACCATCAGGTCTTTAAACCTGACCAAAGAATTTTGGCTATCTGGGCTGCAGAATGCGCTGAGCGTGTTCTGCCATTTTTTGAAGAAAATTATCCCGGTGACGGCAGACCAAGAAAAGCAATTGAAGTACTCTGGGACTGGATTGATACCGGAGTGTTTAGTATGGCGGCCATACGCAAAGCTTCTCTTGATGCCCATGCTGCAGCCAAAGGGAAGGAAGAAAAAGACGCTGCCTTTGCCGCCCACGCTGCGGGTCAGGCTGTTGGCACAGCTCATGTTGTGACACATGCTTTGGGCGCGGCGCTGTACAGTATCAGAGCTGTTGTGGCCCGTTCGGCAGATGTAAATAGTGCGTCCCAGGAGCGTGATTGGCAGCTTGAACTATTGCTTAAATATGCTAAACAAGCAAGAGAGTGA
- a CDS encoding PAS domain-containing sensor histidine kinase produces MLGEKQLPTQEVLPANDLMISGIRDSVFIADLNGKIVFANDQACKVHGYTKGEFKGLNVIDIVPPERVKEVMPHINKVKAQGYSIHNSIHRCKNGEIKISEISLRLIEMDNHEYILALFKDISEFQTKIQTYVAAQEKEREWVSIEIHDRIVQNLSGILHQINALTLCKKPFNKDKRDKLDELSGQLNNTIIEARSIMRELYPSTLARYGLIRLIQEESIHLQDEMHCEIKFNHSLTKAVPPYLETTIYRIVHEALLNAKKYSQASQIVVDLNRTDKNISLDICDNGIGFCLKNVDWIRPSGLQSMRQRAEIVSGTFCIRSGVKGTCIHVLLPIINHIMPTLSL; encoded by the coding sequence GTGCTTGGCGAAAAACAATTACCAACGCAAGAAGTTTTGCCCGCAAATGATTTGATGATAAGCGGTATCAGAGATTCGGTATTTATTGCGGATCTAAATGGCAAAATAGTATTTGCTAATGATCAGGCTTGTAAAGTTCACGGATATACAAAAGGCGAATTTAAAGGCCTGAATGTCATAGATATAGTCCCACCCGAGCGGGTTAAAGAGGTTATGCCACACATCAACAAAGTCAAAGCACAGGGATATTCTATTCATAATTCAATTCACCGATGTAAAAATGGTGAAATAAAAATATCAGAGATTTCCTTAAGGCTTATTGAGATGGACAACCATGAATATATCCTGGCATTGTTTAAGGATATATCTGAGTTCCAAACAAAAATTCAGACTTATGTTGCAGCACAAGAAAAAGAACGGGAGTGGGTTTCAATTGAGATTCACGACAGGATTGTCCAGAATCTGTCTGGGATTTTGCATCAAATAAATGCTTTGACCCTCTGCAAGAAACCTTTTAATAAGGATAAAAGAGATAAACTGGATGAATTATCGGGGCAATTGAATAATACTATAATTGAAGCTCGAAGTATTATGCGGGAACTTTACCCAAGCACACTCGCTAGGTATGGACTTATCAGGCTAATCCAAGAAGAATCAATTCATCTGCAAGATGAAATGCATTGTGAGATAAAGTTTAATCATTCACTGACAAAAGCAGTGCCGCCGTATTTAGAGACAACAATATACCGGATTGTCCATGAGGCTTTATTAAATGCTAAGAAGTATTCTCAGGCATCACAAATAGTTGTTGATCTTAATAGGACTGATAAAAATATTTCGCTTGACATATGTGATAACGGAATCGGTTTTTGCTTAAAAAACGTCGATTGGATACGGCCGAGTGGGTTACAAAGTATGCGCCAAAGAGCAGAGATTGTCAGCGGAACATTTTGTATTAGAAGTGGGGTAAAGGGTACCTGTATTCATGTTTTGCTGCCTATAATTAATCACATAATGCCTACATTATCACTTTAA
- a CDS encoding NADH-quinone oxidoreductase subunit B family protein: protein MKNVLNNIFKPKVCRQMPKGDADFDKLGFALKTEIHAVFGRSLAIRALDSGSDNSAEIELNNLSNPYYDIERFGLSFVASPRHADILIVTGAVSQNMAIAVRKTFDAMPSPKLVIALGDDACGSSIVCGGYGVLGGVDKILPVDLKIPGNPPEPIQIITALLGLMRSLGKK from the coding sequence GTGAAAAACGTTTTAAATAATATTTTTAAACCCAAAGTATGCCGGCAGATGCCAAAGGGTGATGCAGACTTTGATAAACTGGGCTTTGCCCTGAAAACCGAGATACATGCTGTCTTCGGGCGGAGTCTGGCTATCAGGGCGCTGGACAGCGGCAGTGACAACTCTGCCGAAATAGAACTGAATAACCTTTCTAACCCCTATTATGACATTGAACGTTTCGGTCTCAGCTTCGTTGCCTCACCCCGCCACGCAGATATCTTGATAGTCACCGGTGCGGTCAGCCAGAATATGGCTATTGCCGTCAGGAAAACCTTTGATGCCATGCCCTCCCCCAAGCTGGTAATAGCCCTGGGTGATGATGCCTGCGGCAGCAGCATTGTCTGCGGCGGCTACGGGGTACTGGGCGGGGTTGATAAAATCCTGCCGGTAGACCTGAAAATACCGGGCAATCCGCCTGAACCAATCCAGATAATCACTGCCCTGCTGGGGCTTATGCGGTCTCTGGGCAAGAAATAA
- a CDS encoding response regulator transcription factor, whose protein sequence is MGNLSDNIRNPIRIFIVDDHEIVRQGLKVIINQEQDFELVGESNGQKGLLKEIAEAHPDVLLLDIRISGSDGFDIASQLNEKFPSIKILIISGYESELYLVEALDHKVSGFIPKGSSRDYVCSAIRMVALGGTVWHGELLYRVIRGLSRLGNEPNDTKVQIGKSHLKPRELKVLSLLAKGKLNKEICFELQISMDTVKKDIHQLKSKYGVFNRTQLATIATEMQLK, encoded by the coding sequence ATGGGGAATTTATCAGACAATATACGTAACCCAATCAGAATATTTATTGTTGATGACCATGAAATAGTGAGACAAGGCCTTAAAGTCATTATTAATCAAGAACAGGACTTTGAATTAGTAGGTGAATCAAATGGACAAAAAGGACTCCTGAAGGAAATTGCTGAAGCTCATCCGGATGTATTATTACTGGACATAAGGATTAGTGGTTCAGATGGATTTGATATTGCTTCACAGCTTAATGAAAAGTTTCCTTCCATAAAAATTCTGATAATTTCCGGATATGAAAGTGAATTGTATTTAGTTGAGGCATTAGATCATAAGGTTAGCGGATTTATACCGAAGGGGTCTTCGCGAGATTATGTTTGTTCAGCGATTCGCATGGTTGCTCTTGGTGGTACAGTTTGGCACGGAGAGCTATTGTACAGAGTTATCAGGGGGTTGAGTAGACTAGGGAATGAACCTAATGATACAAAAGTACAAATAGGGAAAAGCCATTTAAAACCTCGCGAATTAAAAGTACTATCATTATTGGCCAAAGGGAAGTTAAACAAAGAAATATGCTTCGAACTACAGATATCGATGGATACTGTTAAAAAAGATATACATCAGTTAAAAAGTAAATACGGAGTGTTTAATCGTACTCAACTTGCTACTATAGCAACTGAGATGCAATTAAAGTAA
- a CDS encoding NADH-quinone oxidoreductase subunit C codes for MKIPDLYTYLSEFLSPAINPLRLEKGANKDYYLGLDWAEAAALYPKLAEDGFGLIGLFGLEGFRGYEGLSLLYVFEKRNYSGALVIIRRTDSPVASIAAIFPSACYFEREIRDGYGCEFENAFDRRRLWLHETYPANFHPLVKSFKNQPLSLPAGVEDEALYPFKKVSGEGVYEVGVGPVHAGIIEPGHFRFSAIGEPVLNLEIRLFYKHRGLEKLAVGRDIDFGLKIAESVSGDESAANTYAYSSAVEHICSVRPPRRAEQLRLILLEMERLYSHLSDLSGMLTDVAYPVGAAALMALREELMRWNKRLSGSRFLKGIITPGGLLRDIPAGIVNELADYLRVFEGRFNQQVEKALAKTSVVDRFETTGIINNRLLVPLNITGVAARASGADIDTRLNQPYGLYSELAFEPPVLPEGDVMARFKVRVSEVQTSLGLILQTASRLSAGEYIVPLKPQNGYSLVLVESPRGQSLHWLWLRDGKIERYKVRTASYCNWQAIEHAVLGDIIPDFPLINKSLNLSYAGTDL; via the coding sequence ATGAAAATACCTGATTTATATACTTATCTGTCCGAATTTCTAAGCCCTGCTATCAATCCCCTCAGGCTGGAAAAAGGGGCAAACAAAGATTATTATCTGGGGCTTGACTGGGCCGAAGCGGCTGCCCTTTACCCGAAGCTGGCCGAAGACGGCTTCGGGCTTATCGGCTTATTCGGCCTGGAGGGGTTCAGGGGCTACGAGGGACTCAGCCTTTTATACGTATTTGAGAAAAGGAATTACTCCGGGGCGCTGGTAATTATCCGCCGTACAGACAGCCCGGTTGCCTCTATTGCCGCCATTTTCCCCTCTGCCTGTTACTTTGAGCGGGAAATACGGGACGGCTACGGCTGTGAGTTTGAAAATGCCTTTGACCGCCGCCGGCTTTGGCTGCACGAAACCTACCCTGCCAATTTCCATCCGCTGGTAAAAAGTTTTAAAAACCAGCCGCTTAGTCTGCCTGCCGGGGTGGAGGATGAAGCCCTGTATCCATTTAAAAAGGTCAGTGGCGAAGGTGTGTATGAGGTTGGGGTAGGGCCGGTGCATGCCGGTATTATAGAGCCGGGGCATTTCCGTTTCAGTGCCATCGGCGAGCCTGTTTTGAATTTGGAAATCAGGCTGTTTTACAAACACCGCGGGCTTGAAAAACTGGCCGTGGGCAGGGATATAGATTTCGGGCTTAAAATAGCCGAATCTGTAAGCGGTGATGAATCCGCCGCCAATACTTATGCCTACTCTTCGGCGGTTGAGCATATTTGCTCTGTGCGTCCGCCCCGCCGGGCTGAACAGCTTAGGTTAATACTGCTGGAAATGGAAAGGCTCTATTCTCACCTTTCAGACCTTAGCGGTATGCTCACAGACGTAGCCTATCCGGTGGGGGCGGCTGCTCTTATGGCACTGCGTGAAGAACTGATGCGCTGGAACAAACGCCTTAGCGGCTCCCGCTTTTTAAAGGGCATAATTACTCCCGGCGGCTTGCTTCGGGATATACCTGCCGGGATTGTAAATGAACTGGCAGATTACCTGCGTGTCTTTGAGGGCAGGTTTAACCAGCAGGTTGAAAAGGCACTGGCCAAGACCTCGGTGGTTGACCGTTTTGAAACTACCGGTATTATAAATAACCGCCTGCTTGTACCCCTTAATATTACCGGGGTGGCAGCCAGAGCTTCGGGGGCGGATATAGATACCCGTTTAAACCAGCCTTACGGCTTGTACTCTGAGCTTGCGTTTGAGCCGCCTGTTTTGCCCGAAGGTGATGTCATGGCCAGGTTTAAGGTAAGGGTTTCCGAGGTGCAAACCTCACTGGGGCTTATACTTCAGACCGCCTCCAGGCTTTCCGCCGGCGAATATATAGTCCCGCTTAAGCCGCAAAACGGCTACAGCCTGGTGCTGGTCGAGTCTCCCCGCGGGCAGTCCCTCCACTGGCTGTGGCTTAGGGACGGGAAAATTGAACGCTATAAAGTGCGTACCGCCTCTTACTGCAACTGGCAGGCTATAGAGCATGCGGTGCTGGGGGATATTATTCCGGACTTTCCCCTGATAAATAAAAGCCTGAACCTGTCTTATGCCGGGACAGACCTGTGA
- a CDS encoding hydrogenase subunit — MLENIPLNDILKILLVLVLVTSALVLWQRSLTSLFKTYALQSLLVALVALAFFIHDSHLTLLFIALLTLFGKVFLIPRILNRILFQMNIRRDLEFRFLYPVSSLIVSILLVFGVYQVFSSLLGEVMPERLFTLGAVIGVSMALMGMMVIFSRKKMLTKIVGYLSMENGAILFGLFVAELPFILEILVLIDLVILVLLLTVLAFGIDSTIEDFHPRFTPLGEWFKKK; from the coding sequence ATGTTAGAAAATATACCTTTAAACGACATACTGAAAATACTGCTGGTGCTGGTGCTGGTTACATCTGCCCTGGTTTTGTGGCAGCGCAGCCTTACCAGTTTGTTTAAAACTTATGCCCTGCAGTCTCTGCTGGTGGCATTGGTAGCTCTGGCGTTTTTTATACATGACAGCCACCTGACCCTGCTTTTTATTGCCCTGCTAACTCTGTTTGGCAAGGTGTTTCTGATACCCCGTATTCTGAACCGGATACTTTTCCAGATGAATATCCGGCGTGACCTGGAGTTCCGCTTCCTTTACCCGGTAAGCTCACTGATAGTCAGCATACTGCTGGTTTTCGGGGTTTATCAGGTGTTTTCAAGCCTTCTGGGCGAAGTAATGCCTGAGCGGCTGTTTACTCTGGGGGCGGTTATAGGGGTGTCCATGGCACTAATGGGCATGATGGTCATCTTCAGCCGCAAGAAAATGCTGACCAAGATAGTGGGCTACCTGAGCATGGAAAACGGGGCCATACTGTTTGGTTTATTTGTAGCGGAACTGCCCTTTATACTGGAAATACTGGTCCTGATAGACTTGGTGATACTGGTGCTGCTTCTTACGGTGCTGGCTTTCGGCATAGATTCAACTATAGAGGATTTTCACCCCCGTTTTACGCCGCTGGGTGAATGGTTCAAGAAAAAGTAA
- a CDS encoding proton-conducting transporter membrane subunit, which produces MENLILLAYILPSLILGGGLLGLRLVRGSLSPKMLAGFSLGHGLWHLGLSLWVLLALPLPHYFMESRYLFIDRLGIFQVLIASAVFILAALYSRGYVSHLIANKELDTENLPVFYLGFNLLLSVITFAFFANNLALFWLFLELSTLFSALLIATLNARDNLVAALKYIFIASTAMIFAFIGLIILFSLTRQVSGTGTLNWDELAGLAPLLSPSVLGLSALLILTGLLAKSGLVPLHNWLPAAYAKAPSVVTALMSATVLNIGIVGILRLSALLRQSQIGETFSNVLIGLGILSIGVAAFSMLSRRNLKKLIGFSSIEHMGIMLLAIGIGTPLAVFWMLFHTLAHSLVKSGLFFSAGIIRRQYGSDRFDRIFDIFRLQPVAAWGVIIGSAAITGMPLFPVFLSELNILIQLGGISVWLVLAVLFCLLLVASSFATFLLKAFTRSEQTADRPVFRTPLSMKLPVYVIMAGVVVLGVFQPPVLADFLSQIVKGLGF; this is translated from the coding sequence ATGGAAAACCTGATACTGCTGGCTTATATTTTGCCTTCACTCATTCTGGGCGGAGGGTTGCTGGGACTGCGTTTAGTCAGGGGCAGCTTGTCCCCGAAAATGCTGGCCGGATTCAGTCTGGGGCACGGCTTGTGGCATCTGGGGCTGAGCCTATGGGTACTTTTAGCTTTACCCCTGCCCCATTATTTCATGGAAAGCCGTTACTTATTCATTGACCGGTTGGGTATCTTTCAGGTGCTGATTGCTTCAGCGGTGTTTATACTGGCGGCACTTTATTCCCGCGGTTATGTCAGCCATCTTATTGCAAATAAAGAGCTGGATACGGAAAATCTGCCCGTTTTCTATCTGGGTTTTAACCTGCTTCTTTCCGTGATTACCTTTGCCTTTTTTGCCAATAATCTGGCCTTATTCTGGCTGTTTTTAGAGCTGAGCACCCTCTTTTCCGCCCTGCTTATTGCCACCTTGAATGCCCGTGATAACCTGGTGGCCGCTTTGAAGTATATATTTATTGCCTCTACCGCCATGATATTTGCCTTCATCGGGCTTATTATTCTTTTCTCCCTTACCCGTCAGGTGAGCGGTACAGGCACTTTGAACTGGGACGAACTGGCTGGCTTAGCTCCCCTGCTTTCACCGTCGGTGCTGGGTTTAAGTGCTTTGCTGATACTGACCGGGCTGCTGGCCAAGAGCGGGTTAGTCCCTTTGCATAACTGGCTGCCGGCGGCTTATGCCAAAGCCCCGTCAGTGGTTACCGCCCTGATGTCTGCTACCGTGCTGAATATAGGCATAGTGGGTATTCTCCGCTTAAGCGCCCTGCTTCGCCAAAGCCAGATAGGCGAAACTTTTTCCAATGTGCTGATAGGTTTAGGCATACTCAGCATAGGGGTAGCCGCTTTCAGTATGCTCTCCCGCCGAAATCTTAAAAAGCTTATCGGTTTTTCCAGCATAGAGCATATGGGTATTATGCTGCTGGCTATAGGCATAGGCACGCCTCTGGCGGTGTTCTGGATGCTGTTCCATACCCTGGCTCATTCGCTGGTCAAGAGCGGGCTGTTTTTTTCGGCCGGGATTATCCGCCGCCAGTACGGCAGTGACCGTTTTGACCGTATATTTGATATATTCCGCCTCCAGCCGGTGGCGGCCTGGGGGGTTATAATCGGCAGTGCTGCTATTACCGGTATGCCCCTGTTTCCGGTCTTCCTGTCTGAACTTAATATCCTTATCCAGCTGGGCGGTATTTCGGTCTGGCTGGTGCTGGCAGTGCTTTTCTGCCTGCTGCTGGTAGCTTCTTCCTTTGCCACTTTTCTGCTCAAAGCCTTTACCCGCAGTGAGCAAACTGCCGACCGCCCTGTTTTCCGGACCCCCCTGTCCATGAAGCTGCCGGTTTATGTTATTATGGCCGGAGTAGTGGTTTTGGGGGTTTTCCAGCCTCCCGTACTGGCTGATTTTCTCAGCCAGATAGTCAAAGGTTTAGGTTTTTAG
- a CDS encoding reductive dehalogenase: MSSFHSIVSRRDFMKALGLAGAGVGTTAAVAPVFRDLDEVISTSAESDYANPWWVKEVDQPTTEIDWNILQRFQKGSYNNFTAHLTTEEVKAIQAKTKQEAIARMTSSSKPGQTLRDNAIKVGGWAGVWYRMTQPNLTKDLVEGWDTVPTPEMLGVPKWQGTPEEGSNMITQALRFFGASSVSFAEINENTRKMIWAQMPQGTYPDITFEEAPKPSFNSASNKVIIPDTGIYAVVHTVRQSLDTSSRVGYLSDGAAGQAYDNCDIAQWRLQAFLKVLGYFSVSQNIQGNGPIVGWGVMSGLGEQGRLAHLITPGWGPMIRQSTMNIVNLPVAPKKPIDFGARKFCITCKKCADLCPSGALSKETKLTWDIVQAYDSVKPNLFNNPGLNNWPLDHFKCNRYWNESDTYCGVCQAVCVFSKDDASSVHEIVKATLAKTTMLNSFFVNMDKGFGYGLKPEDTIEEWWTNSFPVNGIHYDNDAYYN; encoded by the coding sequence ATGTCTAGTTTTCACTCAATAGTAAGCAGAAGGGATTTTATGAAAGCCCTTGGTCTGGCAGGAGCCGGAGTTGGGACAACTGCGGCTGTAGCCCCGGTGTTTCGTGATCTGGATGAAGTAATATCTACCTCAGCTGAAAGTGATTATGCTAATCCCTGGTGGGTAAAAGAAGTAGACCAACCAACTACCGAAATTGACTGGAATATATTGCAAAGATTCCAGAAGGGCAGTTATAACAACTTTACCGCCCATTTGACAACTGAAGAAGTAAAAGCTATTCAAGCCAAGACAAAGCAAGAAGCTATTGCACGAATGACCAGTTCTTCCAAGCCTGGGCAAACCCTTCGCGATAATGCAATTAAAGTGGGTGGTTGGGCTGGTGTGTGGTACCGGATGACACAACCAAACCTGACCAAGGATCTGGTGGAAGGTTGGGATACTGTTCCTACCCCTGAAATGTTGGGGGTTCCCAAATGGCAAGGCACACCTGAGGAAGGTTCCAATATGATTACTCAAGCATTGCGGTTCTTTGGCGCATCTAGTGTTAGTTTTGCCGAGATAAATGAAAACACCCGCAAGATGATATGGGCACAGATGCCTCAGGGGACATATCCCGATATAACCTTTGAAGAAGCACCAAAGCCTTCTTTCAACAGTGCTTCAAACAAGGTAATTATTCCGGATACTGGTATTTATGCAGTAGTGCATACTGTAAGACAATCATTGGATACTTCCAGTAGGGTCGGGTACCTTTCTGATGGAGCAGCCGGACAAGCTTATGACAACTGTGATATAGCACAGTGGCGTTTACAGGCATTTCTTAAAGTACTGGGCTATTTTTCTGTCAGCCAGAATATACAGGGCAACGGCCCGATTGTTGGTTGGGGTGTTATGTCTGGGCTTGGCGAACAAGGCCGTTTGGCACATTTGATAACTCCGGGTTGGGGACCCATGATTCGTCAGTCAACTATGAATATTGTAAATCTGCCGGTAGCCCCCAAGAAGCCGATAGATTTCGGTGCCAGAAAGTTTTGTATTACCTGTAAAAAATGTGCTGATCTTTGCCCTTCTGGTGCATTGTCAAAAGAGACAAAGCTCACATGGGATATAGTTCAAGCTTATGATTCGGTCAAACCAAACCTTTTCAATAATCCCGGTTTAAATAACTGGCCACTTGACCATTTCAAATGTAATCGCTATTGGAATGAATCAGATACCTATTGCGGCGTTTGCCAAGCGGTTTGTGTCTTCAGCAAGGATGATGCTTCCAGTGTCCACGAAATTGTTAAAGCTACTCTTGCCAAAACTACAATGCTTAATAGCTTTTTTGTAAATATGGACAAAGGATTTGGTTATGGTCTTAAACCTGAAGATACCATTGAAGAATGGTGGACAAATTCATTCCCTGTAAATGGCATTCATTACGATAATGACGCCTATTACAATTAA
- a CDS encoding DUF362 domain-containing protein, protein MLHRVPHHSTKYISLDTRLCQACWKCVETCPNGVLDKVNLPFHKHARISWPDNCKGCQKCVRVCPEKAITLSQTNIHHNKEIA, encoded by the coding sequence ATGCTTCATAGAGTACCGCACCACTCTACTAAATATATCAGCCTGGATACCAGATTATGTCAGGCCTGCTGGAAATGTGTTGAAACCTGCCCCAACGGGGTGCTTGACAAGGTCAATCTGCCGTTCCACAAGCACGCCCGCATCAGCTGGCCGGATAATTGTAAAGGCTGTCAAAAATGTGTCAGGGTATGCCCGGAGAAAGCGATAACTCTTTCTCAAACAAATATTCACCATAATAAGGAGATTGCCTGA